GTCTGCTTGTGGTCGTAATATTCTTGACCAGCTTCAATTAATTTAGTAATTAAGTCAGTATAAGAAATTCCCGCTTCTTCAAATAATTTAGGATACATACTAATATTGGTAAAGCCAGGCAAGGCATTTACTTCAGTTAAGACTATTGCTTGGTCGCTATCGCGCAAAGTGAAATCTACTCGAGCTAAGCCATTACATTCAGTTACTTGATAAACCTTTAAGACGTTACTTCTGACTTCTTCAACGATTTCAGCAGGTAATTTAGCAGGTATTTGCAACTGGGTAGTTGAACTATCATCATACTTGTTAGCATAACTATAGAAGTCGCCTTGAGCATTAATGATTTGACCTACTCCCGAAACGATTGGCTTGTCATTGCCCAGAACTGCTGTTTCAACTTCAGTACCATGAATGGTTTCTTCAACTAACACTTTGTCATCATATCTAAAAGCATCAGCTAACGCTTGTTCGTATTCAGCGGCATTAGTAACATGGTGTACACCGACCGAAGAACCTTGATTAGCTGGCTTGACAAACAAGTCACCACCAAGCTGCTCGCTGACCTTGGCATAATCACGCTTAGCGTTATTTTGGTCATCATATTCAAACCGTTTAATCGAAATCCAATCAGCTACCTTGACCCCAACACGTTCAGCTAAAATCTTAGTAAACTCTTTGTCCATCGTCACTGCAGCTGACAAAACATCATCACCAACAAACGGTTTATCTAACAGACGAAATAGCCCCTGTAAAGAGCCGTCTTCACCCAGATTACCATGAACAATCGGAAAGAAAACATCAATCTCAGGCAAATTACCTAATTCACTCAAGTTAGCAAGATTGGCAATTTTGTGAGGAGTTTCAATCGTATATTTAGGATTATTTAGCACCTTGAAAGAATCTGCTTCACTCGCTAAATAGCCATCATTGGTCATCCAAATGGGATGCACATCATACTTATCTTGATCAATCGCGTTATAAATATTATGACCAGAATTGATTGAAACTTCGTATTCGGAGGAATTTCCACCAAAAATTAGACCAACTTGTGTTTTCTTAACCATTGTTTTTGCCCCTTAATATCATTAATCTCCTTTATTATACGGCAATTGGTTAGTAAAACACGAAATTTAGTAGAATTTTATATTTTCACAACAAAAAGACGACCTAATCTAGATCGCCTAAAAATGGATATTAATATATATTTTAATTAGTAGCAAGACAATAATCCACAAGCACAATGCAAACTAAATTTACCAAAATTATTAGTATCATTGGTAACAGCATGGTTTGCTGATAAGCGTAGTTATTTTCAGTAGTTAACGATATTAATAATACTAATGCCGGCATCTGCAATCTAAGACAATTAAGCACATCGCTACCCAGTTGCTTAGCTACTATTTCTTCCTTTAGCGGCAACCAGATAGTTTCTATCAT
This DNA window, taken from Lactobacillus sp. ESL0684, encodes the following:
- a CDS encoding D-alanine--D-alanine ligase family protein gives rise to the protein MVKKTQVGLIFGGNSSEYEVSINSGHNIYNAIDQDKYDVHPIWMTNDGYLASEADSFKVLNNPKYTIETPHKIANLANLSELGNLPEIDVFFPIVHGNLGEDGSLQGLFRLLDKPFVGDDVLSAAVTMDKEFTKILAERVGVKVADWISIKRFEYDDQNNAKRDYAKVSEQLGGDLFVKPANQGSSVGVHHVTNAAEYEQALADAFRYDDKVLVEETIHGTEVETAVLGNDKPIVSGVGQIINAQGDFYSYANKYDDSSTTQLQIPAKLPAEIVEEVRSNVLKVYQVTECNGLARVDFTLRDSDQAIVLTEVNALPGFTNISMYPKLFEEAGISYTDLITKLIEAGQEYYDHKQTLLHKID